A genomic segment from Zerene cesonia ecotype Mississippi chromosome 5, Zerene_cesonia_1.1, whole genome shotgun sequence encodes:
- the LOC119840291 gene encoding eukaryotic translation initiation factor 5A, producing the protein MGDIEDTHFETGDSGASATFPMQCSALRKNGFVMLKGRPCKIVEMSTSKTGKHGHAKVHLVGIDIFNGKKYEDICPSTHNMDVPHVKREDYQLTDISDDGYLTLMADNGDLREDLKIPDGDLGTQLRADFDSGKELLCTVLKSCGEECVIAVKANTALDK; encoded by the exons ATGGGTGACATTGAGGACACACACTTTGAGACCGGAGACTCCGGAGCCTCCGCCACCTTCCCCATGCAATGCTCAGCCCTCCGCAAAAACGGATTTGTGATGCTCAAGGGACGTCCCTGCAAGATAGTTGAAATGTCCACCTCAAAGACCGGCAAACACGGTCACGCCAAAGTCCATCTTGTGGgcattgatatatttaatggaAAGAA ATACGAGGATATCTGCCCGTCCACGCACAACATGGACGTGCCTCACGTGAAGCGCGAGGACTATCAGCTGACCGACATATCGGACGACGGCTACCTCACGCTGATGGCCGACAACGGCGACCTGCGCGAGGACCTCAAGATACCCGACGGGGACCTCGGCACGCAGCTGCGCGCCGACTTCGACAGCGGCAAGGAGCTGCTG TGCACTGTGCTCAAGTCCTGCGGCGAAGAATGCGTGATTGCGGTGAAGGCAAACACAGCTCTCGACAAATAA